A stretch of the Gossypium hirsutum isolate 1008001.06 chromosome D07, Gossypium_hirsutum_v2.1, whole genome shotgun sequence genome encodes the following:
- the LOC107942282 gene encoding protein PSK SIMULATOR 3 — translation MGGICSRSGVRDDGVGNAYGGGDFNNNYQTKAVPENSLMNPPQVMEIMEKRIEEPTDDFYDGIPRLTRGMSQKSRSVRSTQAAVAKVSEVGSRLGKAGSVGLGKAVEVLDTLGSSMTSLNPNAGFASGVATKGNELSILAFEVANTIVKGSNLMQSLSRRNVRHLKEVVLASNGVQNLISKEMDELLRIVAVDKREELKIFSGEVVRFGNRSKDRQWHSLERYFEKISRELSPQKQLKEEAELLVEQLMISVQYTAELYQELQILDKFEQDYLRKRQEEDNSAGTQKGDSLAILKADLKSQRKQVRNLKKKSLWSRSLEEVMEKLVDIVHYLILEIHCAFGSNEYQKSPEGSESGHQRLGPAGLALHYANIIMQVDTLVARSSSIPANTREALYQNLPPSIKSALRPKVRSFHVKAELTVTEVKDEMEKTLQWLVPLAANTTKAHHGFGWVGEWANTGPELNKKPSTGPADVIRIETLHHADKEKTETYILEQLLWLHYLVNKSKSSVALGLNTSTKTQVTPREKNKPPKPESPTGQTPEEEKLLQDLTMKVGIQGISRSLDFDCERRRLRKHDCLSKSTGHSPPRVSKEKGLTKRLPSGVPIIAYGMYKEKALDVIDRVDSLS, via the exons ATGGGCGGGATTTGTTCGAGGAGCGGTGTCAGAGATGATGGAGTTGGAAATGCCTATGGGGGTGGTGATTTCAACAATAATTATCAGACCAAGGCTGTTCCTGAAAATAGCTTGATGAATCCACCTCAAGTGATGGAAATCATGGAGAAGAGAATCGAAGAACCCACCGATGATTTCTATGACGGAATTCCCCGTCTTACAAGGGGCATGTCTCAGAAATCTAGATCAGTTAGGTCCACCCAGGCTGCTGTTGCTAAG GTTTCAGAGGTGGGTTCACGTTTAGGCAAAGCTGGTTCAGTTGGACTTGGAAAAGCAGTGGAGGTATTGGATACTCTAGGAAGTAGCATGACAAGTTTAAATCCTAACGCAGGGTTTGCTTCTGGAGTGGCAACTAAAGGCAATGAACTCTCAATATTAGCCTTTGAGGTAGCAAACACGATTGTGAAGGGTTCAAATCTTATGCAATCCCTTTCTAGAAGAAACGTAAGGCATTTAAAAGAAGTAGTACTTGCCTCTAATGGTGTTCAAAATTTAATATCTAAAGAGATGGATGAACTCTTAAGAATTGTCGCAGTTGACAAAAG ggaagaattgaaaattttttcagGAGAAGTAGTTCGTTTTGGAAACCGTTCAAAGGATCGTCAATGGCATAGCTTGGAACGTTATTTTGAGAA AATCAGCAGAGAACTTTCTCCTCAGAAACAACTGAAGGAAGAAGCAGAATTACTGGTGGAGCAATTGATGATTTCAGTTCAATATACCGCT GAACTATACCAGGAATTACAGATTCTGGACAAATTTGAGCAAGATTACTTGCGTAAGCGTCAAGAGGAAGATAATTCTGCTGGCACTCAGAAAG GTGACAGCCTTGCTATCTTGAAGGCTGATCTGAAAAGCCAAAGAAAGCAAGtaagaaatttaaagaaaaagtcACTTTGGTCCAGAAGTTTGGAAGAG GTCATGGAGAAACTTGTTGATATTGTCCATTACTTAATCTTGGAGATCCATTGTGCCTTTGGTAGTAATG AGTATCAAAAATCACCTGAAGGATCTGAGAGCGGTCACCAAAGATTGGGGCCTGCTGGCCTTGCTTTGCACTATGCAAATataattatgcaagttgatactCTT GTTGCTCGATCAAGTTCTATTCCTGCAAATACAAGGGAGGCATTATACCAGAACTTGCCACCCTCCATAAAATCAGCTCTACGCCCGAAAGTACGATCTTTTCATGTCAAAGCAGAG CTTACTGTTACAGAAGTCAAAGATGAGATGGAGAAGACATTGCAGTGGCTTGTTCCACTTGCCGCTAACACAACCAA AGCCCATCATGGTTTTGGTTGGGTTGGGGAATGGGCAAATACAGG TCCTGAGCTCAACAAGAAGCCTTCAACTGGACCAGCAGATGTAATTCGGATTGAGACACTTCACCATGCCGATAAAGAGAAAACTGAAACCTATATTCTTGAGCAACTATTGTGGCTCCATTATTTGGTCAACAAATCGAAGTCAAGTGTCGCTCTTGGCTTGAATACATCTACCAAAACCCAAGTTACACCTAGAGAGAAGAATAAGCCACCCAAACCTGAGTCTCCCACTGGTCAAACTCCAGAAGAAGAGAAGTTGTTGCAGGATTTAACTATGAAAGTAGGAATTCAGGGGATTAGCCGAAGTCTGGATTTTGACTGTGAGAGGAGAAGATTGAGAAAGCATGATTGCCTAAGCAAGAGTACCGGCCACTCTCCTCCAAGAGTAAGCAAGGAAAAGGGGTTGACAAAAAGGCTTCCTTCTGGGGTTCCCATCATAGCTTATGGCATGTACAAAGAGAAAGCATTGGATGTTATCGATAGAGTCGACAGTCTCAGCTAA